The Nitrososphaerota archaeon genome includes a region encoding these proteins:
- a CDS encoding NrpR regulatory domain-containing protein, translated as MSEKYEISRKEIEILKILSESTEPVGSTFIRRELEKRGFFLSERTIRYHLKLLELRGLVSGHERSGRTITSKGLEELSRALVSYRLGFVVTRFLSMAYSVTYDPIADSGMVVANVSIIDKSFYDKTIEIIKSLHKEGLLLAPYIKVLDENEEYQNIVTPEGKIALFTVCDLTIDGVLIRSGIPLFFKYGGLVQVVNRKPIRIIELISYEGTTIPPLELFVRSNQTSIIKVMRTGSGLLPAALREIVTEAREKTLKILSTLKDRGWGGILAIGVPNEPILGVPIAMDRFGLCMIGGLTPSAALLEEGAKIETFAPHCLIPLEEMNKI; from the coding sequence ATGTCTGAAAAGTATGAGATTTCAAGAAAAGAAATTGAGATATTAAAGATATTAAGCGAATCAACAGAACCTGTCGGGTCAACATTTATTAGACGAGAACTAGAGAAAAGAGGTTTTTTTCTTAGTGAAAGAACTATAAGATATCATCTTAAATTATTAGAATTAAGAGGTTTAGTTTCAGGACATGAACGAAGTGGAAGAACTATAACTAGTAAAGGTTTAGAAGAATTAAGTAGGGCTTTAGTATCTTATAGACTTGGCTTTGTTGTTACTCGCTTTTTATCAATGGCTTATTCAGTTACATATGATCCAATTGCAGATTCTGGAATGGTAGTTGCTAATGTTTCAATTATAGATAAATCTTTTTATGATAAAACTATTGAAATAATAAAGTCTTTACATAAAGAAGGCTTATTATTAGCTCCATATATTAAAGTGTTAGATGAAAATGAAGAATACCAAAACATAGTTACTCCAGAAGGAAAAATTGCTCTTTTTACAGTTTGCGATTTAACTATAGATGGTGTTCTTATACGTTCAGGAATTCCCTTATTCTTTAAATATGGTGGATTGGTTCAAGTAGTGAATCGAAAACCGATACGTATTATTGAATTAATCTCTTATGAAGGGACTACTATCCCTCCACTTGAACTTTTTGTTCGAAGTAATCAAACTTCGATTATTAAAGTCATGAGAACTGGATCTGGATTATTGCCTGCAGCTTTAAGAGAAATTGTTACTGAAGCAAGAGAGAAAACACTTAAGATTCTTTCAACATTAAAAGATAGGGGATGGGGAGGTATTTTAGCTATAGGCGTTCCTAATGAACCAATTCTTGGTGTTCCAATAGCTATGGATAGGTTTGGTTTATGCATGATAGGTGGTCTTACTCCAAGTGCAGCTCTTTTAGAAGAAGGTGCAAAAATTGAAACATTTGCTCCTCATTGTTTAATCCCTCTTGAAGAAATGAATAAAATATAG
- a CDS encoding transcription factor → MAAGKQAVEIVKLLMKKPWLTDEEIADILKIDIKEVRKLLHRLHELSLISYDVARDVKLGRRVFKWNVQTSQMIGFIKVALQKTLERLRLKLEYEQNHQFYYCGTPGCRKYTFEESVNKLFKCPNCGKILELYDNSKIIEAIKEKISQIEKELTEEPG, encoded by the coding sequence TTGGCAGCAGGTAAACAAGCTGTTGAAATTGTTAAACTATTAATGAAAAAACCATGGTTAACAGATGAAGAAATTGCAGATATTCTTAAAATTGATATTAAAGAAGTTAGAAAGTTATTGCATAGACTACATGAATTATCATTAATATCATATGATGTTGCTAGGGACGTTAAACTTGGTAGAAGAGTATTTAAATGGAATGTACAAACAAGCCAAATGATTGGATTTATTAAAGTTGCTCTTCAAAAAACTTTAGAAAGATTACGTTTAAAACTTGAATATGAACAGAATCATCAATTTTATTATTGTGGAACTCCTGGATGTAGAAAATATACATTTGAAGAAAGTGTGAATAAATTGTTTAAATGTCCAAATTGTGGAAAAATATTAGAATTGTATGATAATAGTAAAATAATAGAAGCTATAAAAGAAAAAATTTCACAAATAGAAAAAGAATTAACTGAAGAACCAGGTTAA
- the hflX gene encoding GTPase HflX produces the protein MKVAIVHRRERGEESNLAELKELCKTAGYQVVYELTQVRESHPKYDIGPGKVKILKDAIKKFGIEKVIFENDIKPVQEYNLAKVLQVPIVSRTRLILEIFSMHASSIEAKLQIKLAELMYELPRVKEKVRLAKKGEQPGFHGLGMYDAEVYYLHIKRRIAIINKKLEIIRKRRIRLREGRKINGIPLITITGYTNAGKSTLFKALTKSEVKISPLLFTTLSPKTKMIKIDGKPVFISDTIGFIKNLPTLLIEAFHSTLEEISYSDLIILIVDISESIEEILNKIYCSLSILREINVFETPILLVLNKIDKISIEELREKEEKLSNLNLPYVAISALEKINIEDLINKLSSMLSNNYVKIHAILEDLKENFSILSNILKYSKIISFSNNEKGIEVELETLPFFAEKLRSIALSYSVKP, from the coding sequence GTGAAAGTAGCAATAGTACATAGAAGAGAAAGAGGAGAAGAATCGAATTTAGCTGAATTAAAAGAATTATGTAAAACAGCAGGTTATCAAGTAGTATATGAATTAACTCAAGTTAGAGAGTCTCATCCAAAATATGATATTGGTCCTGGAAAAGTTAAAATTTTAAAAGATGCTATAAAAAAATTTGGAATAGAAAAAGTAATTTTTGAGAATGACATTAAACCAGTTCAAGAATACAATTTAGCTAAAGTTCTTCAAGTTCCTATTGTAAGTCGTACAAGGCTTATACTTGAAATTTTTTCTATGCATGCTTCTTCAATTGAAGCTAAACTTCAAATAAAACTTGCAGAATTAATGTATGAATTACCAAGAGTAAAAGAAAAAGTTAGATTAGCTAAAAAAGGTGAGCAGCCTGGTTTTCATGGATTAGGGATGTATGATGCTGAAGTTTATTATCTTCATATTAAAAGAAGGATAGCTATAATTAATAAAAAGCTTGAAATTATAAGAAAAAGAAGAATAAGATTAAGAGAAGGAAGGAAAATTAATGGAATACCACTTATAACAATAACAGGATATACCAATGCAGGAAAATCTACACTTTTTAAAGCTTTAACTAAAAGTGAAGTAAAAATTAGTCCTTTACTTTTTACCACACTTTCACCTAAAACTAAAATGATAAAAATTGATGGTAAACCAGTATTTATTTCAGATACAATTGGTTTTATAAAAAATTTGCCTACATTATTAATTGAAGCTTTTCATTCAACATTAGAAGAAATATCCTATTCAGATTTAATAATTTTAATTGTTGATATTTCAGAAAGTATAGAAGAAATATTAAATAAAATATATTGCTCACTTTCAATTTTAAGAGAAATAAATGTTTTTGAGACTCCAATATTATTAGTATTAAATAAAATAGATAAAATTTCTATAGAAGAATTAAGGGAAAAAGAAGAAAAATTATCAAATTTAAATTTACCTTATGTAGCTATTTCAGCTCTTGAAAAAATAAATATTGAAGATTTAATTAATAAATTATCCTCTATGCTTTCAAACAATTATGTAAAAATTCATGCAATATTAGAAGATTTAAAAGAAAATTTCTCAATTTTATCGAATATTCTTAAGTATAGTAAAATAATATCATTTTCAAATAATGAAAAAGGTATAGAAGTAGAATTAGAAACATTACCTTTTTTTGCAGAGAAGCTTAGGTCTATAGCATTATCATATAGTGTTAAACCCTGA
- a CDS encoding multiprotein-bridging factor 1 family protein, translating into MLANKEKKQKKKKEHLLIGEDLELIENYGEIIRNARIKMGLSQEELAKQISEKLTIIKKIEQGAFKPPIELARKLEKFLKIKIIEKVETFHPSTLKPYIQSSHPSTMPLGYLIKKIEEEKNSESSNST; encoded by the coding sequence GTGTTAGCAAATAAGGAAAAGAAGCAGAAAAAGAAAAAAGAGCATTTATTAATAGGTGAAGATTTAGAACTTATAGAAAATTATGGAGAAATAATTCGTAATGCAAGGATAAAAATGGGGCTTTCTCAAGAAGAATTAGCAAAACAAATTTCAGAAAAACTTACAATAATAAAAAAAATTGAGCAAGGAGCATTTAAACCACCAATTGAATTGGCTAGAAAACTTGAGAAATTTTTAAAAATAAAAATTATTGAAAAAGTAGAAACTTTTCATCCATCTACTTTAAAGCCATATATTCAATCTTCACATCCAAGTACTATGCCACTTGGATATTTAATTAAGAAGATAGAGGAGGAAAAAAATAGTGAAAGTAGCAATAGTACATAG
- the thrC gene encoding threonine synthase, translating into MKFYLECINCKEKYDANEVIYKCNCGGLLEVKYENIKISKNFKKRKINVWKYREFLPIIEENKIVSLNEGGTPLYFCQKISKELNLNIFVKNEGANPTGSFKDRGMTVGITKALELRMNKVACASTGNTSASLAAYAARAGIKAYVFIPYGKIALGKLAQALVYGAEIIAIKGNFDDALRKVLSLSSKMYILNSINPFRLEGQKTIAYEIFDQLGYVPDEVIVPVGNAGNISAIWKGFKEYYEFGFIKELPKMIGVQAKGANPIVRMFKNKKECLKPIKNPKTIATAIRIGSPVNWPKAIKAIKESNGIILDVSDKEIINAQYLLASKEGIFVEPASAASIAALLKLSKESFFDKKEKIVCIATGSGLKDPDIIIENYKNRIKVAHY; encoded by the coding sequence ATGAAATTTTATCTTGAATGTATTAATTGTAAGGAAAAATATGATGCAAATGAAGTGATTTATAAATGCAATTGTGGAGGATTGCTTGAAGTAAAATATGAAAATATAAAAATTTCTAAAAATTTTAAAAAAAGAAAAATTAATGTTTGGAAATATAGAGAGTTCTTACCAATAATAGAAGAAAATAAGATTGTAAGTTTAAATGAAGGAGGAACACCTTTATATTTTTGCCAAAAAATTTCTAAAGAACTCAATTTAAATATTTTTGTTAAAAATGAAGGAGCAAATCCTACTGGTAGTTTTAAAGATAGAGGAATGACTGTAGGTATTACAAAAGCTTTAGAATTAAGAATGAATAAAGTTGCTTGTGCTTCTACAGGAAATACTTCTGCATCTTTAGCTGCTTATGCTGCAAGAGCAGGAATTAAAGCATATGTTTTTATTCCATATGGAAAAATTGCTTTAGGAAAATTAGCTCAAGCATTAGTTTATGGAGCTGAAATAATTGCTATTAAAGGAAATTTTGATGATGCTTTAAGAAAAGTATTAAGCTTAAGCTCTAAAATGTATATTTTAAATTCGATTAATCCATTTAGATTGGAAGGACAAAAAACAATAGCTTATGAAATATTTGATCAATTAGGATATGTACCAGATGAAGTTATTGTTCCTGTTGGAAATGCTGGAAATATCTCAGCTATATGGAAAGGATTTAAAGAATATTATGAATTTGGATTTATTAAAGAATTACCTAAAATGATTGGTGTTCAAGCAAAAGGAGCAAATCCAATTGTAAGAATGTTTAAAAATAAAAAAGAATGCTTAAAACCAATTAAAAATCCTAAAACAATAGCAACCGCAATTAGAATAGGCTCACCTGTAAATTGGCCTAAAGCAATTAAAGCTATAAAAGAATCTAATGGAATAATTTTAGATGTTTCTGATAAAGAAATAATTAATGCACAATATTTATTAGCAAGTAAAGAAGGTATTTTTGTAGAACCTGCTTCTGCTGCTTCCATAGCTGCTTTATTAAAACTTTCAAAAGAAAGCTTTTTTGATAAAAAAGAGAAAATTGTTTGTATAGCAACTGGAAGTGGTTTAAAAGACCCAGATATAATTATAGAAAATTATAAAAATAGAATAAAAGTCGCTCACTACTAA
- a CDS encoding nascent polypeptide-associated complex protein: MKKLSPRELRRLQSRMLQGLDLRNYGIANEVVINFNDKKIIVKSPSVTSLKIEGEQVFQIVGGEIFEEKTELPLEEKEEIALEIKEDDIILVAQQANVSMEEAKKALQETNGDLAKAILLLKSRK; the protein is encoded by the coding sequence ATGAAAAAATTATCTCCTAGAGAATTAAGGAGATTACAATCAAGAATGCTTCAAGGATTAGATTTAAGAAATTATGGTATAGCTAATGAAGTTGTGATAAATTTTAATGATAAAAAAATAATTGTAAAATCTCCTTCAGTTACATCTCTTAAAATAGAAGGTGAACAAGTATTTCAAATAGTTGGTGGAGAAATTTTTGAAGAAAAAACTGAACTTCCTTTAGAAGAAAAAGAAGAAATAGCTTTAGAAATAAAAGAAGATGATATAATATTAGTAGCTCAGCAAGCAAATGTTTCCATGGAAGAAGCAAAAAAAGCTTTACAAGAAACTAATGGAGATTTGGCAAAAGCAATTTTGCTTTTAAAATCAAGAAAATGA
- the nrdD gene encoding anaerobic ribonucleoside-triphosphate reductase encodes MKDFEIEKIEKSQFLTNILDALSSPVRLKIVKSLRNQNLSYTDLMKAIGLSKSQDAGKFSYHLKKLLKNGIITIDNETKLYAITRLGDTLLKILEEIEEVDTTHLYVRKSQFVIEVYDKNKIINALVKEAGTPASLAKQVADVIDEKIKNLKIEYLTAPLIREIANAVLIDLGYEKYRHKLTRVGLPLYDISKLINSISMNEIHNIIKDTSGAVLREYTLLEILPRNVADAHLAGKINIDNLDFWLVKPYRVFYSSNSINKFINENDDILIEKFLFYINEEAEKIDYEQSINNFSSFLLNLNKKSGEYNFKKNLYKIFYFLLSQRKKENPKLFISLTDQNLYEKMDFFKEIMEIIKKINNEFLDKVNLIDKYRLMIPFEEIEIEDGIENIHLIDFLIRRNERRALYGSGGFTIYSGEHVYGSFTINIPRIFYESKGNEERFHSEVEEVFKTCYKGFLSLAKLLIDKGIKEKINFSLSLVGVYETIKALTNGNPAENKDSLNYLIKFFRWADTFTRKNSSKNIEILLSSTSSMQAMKRFILNDIRQFGIKKVNQIAYKKEDLKYSNYLIPIEEEIDIRKRLEIESVIHTYLRGGHYTIIPIKSMEMMYEFFEKKNLFSSLEIISFGHSLFLCEKCKRYSFSEKCPICKSENSLKYIKDSSYFSFS; translated from the coding sequence ATAAAAGATTTTGAAATAGAAAAAATTGAAAAATCACAATTTTTAACAAATATTTTAGATGCTTTATCTTCTCCTGTAAGATTAAAAATTGTTAAATCTTTAAGAAATCAAAATTTAAGTTATACAGATTTAATGAAAGCTATTGGTTTATCTAAAAGTCAAGATGCTGGAAAATTTTCCTATCATTTAAAAAAATTATTAAAAAATGGAATAATTACTATTGATAATGAAACAAAATTGTATGCGATAACTCGTTTAGGAGATACATTATTAAAAATTTTAGAAGAAATAGAAGAAGTAGATACTACTCATTTATACGTAAGAAAGTCTCAATTTGTAATAGAAGTTTATGATAAAAATAAAATTATAAATGCTTTAGTAAAAGAAGCTGGTACACCAGCATCTTTAGCAAAACAAGTAGCTGATGTAATAGATGAAAAAATTAAAAATTTAAAAATAGAATATCTCACAGCACCACTTATTAGAGAAATTGCAAATGCTGTATTAATAGATTTAGGTTATGAAAAATATCGTCATAAATTAACTAGAGTTGGTTTACCATTATATGATATTTCAAAATTAATAAATTCAATATCAATGAATGAAATTCATAATATAATAAAGGATACTTCTGGAGCAGTTTTAAGAGAATATACTTTATTAGAAATTCTTCCAAGAAACGTGGCTGATGCGCATTTAGCAGGAAAAATAAATATTGACAATCTAGATTTTTGGCTAGTAAAACCATATAGAGTATTTTATTCTTCCAATTCCATTAATAAATTTATTAATGAAAATGATGATATTTTAATTGAAAAATTTTTATTTTATATTAATGAAGAAGCTGAAAAAATTGATTATGAGCAATCTATAAATAATTTTTCATCATTTTTATTAAATTTAAATAAAAAATCAGGAGAGTATAATTTTAAAAAGAATCTTTATAAAATATTCTATTTCCTTTTATCTCAAAGAAAAAAAGAAAATCCTAAATTATTCATTTCTTTAACAGATCAAAATCTTTATGAAAAAATGGATTTTTTCAAAGAAATAATGGAAATAATTAAAAAAATAAATAATGAATTTTTAGATAAAGTAAATCTCATAGATAAATATAGATTAATGATTCCATTTGAAGAAATAGAAATAGAAGATGGAATAGAAAATATTCATTTAATAGATTTTCTTATTAGAAGAAATGAACGAAGAGCGCTTTATGGTAGTGGAGGGTTTACAATATATTCTGGGGAACATGTATATGGATCATTCACAATAAATATTCCAAGAATATTTTATGAAAGTAAAGGAAATGAAGAAAGATTTCATAGCGAAGTTGAAGAAGTTTTTAAAACATGCTATAAAGGATTTTTAAGTTTAGCTAAATTATTAATAGATAAAGGCATAAAAGAAAAAATTAATTTCTCTTTATCTTTAGTAGGGGTTTATGAAACAATAAAAGCATTAACAAATGGAAATCCTGCTGAAAATAAAGATTCATTAAATTATCTTATTAAATTTTTTAGATGGGCTGATACTTTTACACGTAAAAATTCTTCAAAAAATATAGAAATTCTCCTCTCATCTACTTCTTCCATGCAAGCAATGAAAAGATTCATTCTTAATGACATTCGACAATTTGGTATTAAAAAAGTTAATCAAATTGCTTATAAAAAAGAAGATTTAAAATATTCAAATTACCTCATACCGATTGAAGAAGAAATTGATATTAGAAAAAGGCTAGAAATAGAGTCTGTTATACACACTTATTTAAGAGGGGGGCATTATACAATTATTCCAATAAAGAGTATGGAGATGATGTATGAATTTTTTGAGAAAAAGAATTTGTTTTCAAGCTTAGAAATAATAAGCTTTGGCCACAGTTTGTTTTTATGTGAAAAATGTAAACGTTATAGTTTTTCTGAAAAATGTCCAATTTGCAAATCTGAAAATTCATTAAAATATATTAAAGATAGTTCGTATTTTTCATTTTCTTGA
- a CDS encoding metallophosphoesterase, with amino-acid sequence MLKIVENEPAAILSIKNKRMLLVADLHIGFEYELYELGIRIPPQSKIISQNFLKLIEKTSPNEIFILGDLKHNIPKASKFEWKILPELIELMNEKVDKINLIIGNHDGTIKKLIPSKLFFHSSHGILIEDNEKIGLIHGHAWPSKKILLEADTIILAHIHPTIQLKTSFGFSFKQKVWINFFLKREEILKKLMIKKKIKKPLIKIVILPAFNDFLSGTPINITKENKYVSPLLRINDKAIEESEIFLLDGTFLGKLKSFKRMII; translated from the coding sequence ATGTTAAAAATAGTGGAAAATGAGCCAGCTGCAATATTATCTATAAAAAATAAAAGAATGCTTCTAGTAGCAGATTTACATATAGGATTTGAATATGAATTATACGAATTAGGAATTAGAATTCCTCCTCAATCAAAAATAATTTCACAAAATTTTTTAAAACTTATAGAAAAAACTTCTCCTAATGAAATATTTATTTTAGGAGACTTAAAACATAATATCCCTAAAGCATCTAAATTTGAATGGAAAATTCTTCCAGAATTAATTGAATTAATGAATGAAAAAGTTGATAAAATAAATTTAATAATTGGAAATCATGATGGTACTATAAAAAAACTTATTCCATCAAAATTATTTTTTCATTCAAGCCATGGAATATTAATAGAGGATAATGAAAAGATTGGTTTAATACATGGTCATGCATGGCCATCTAAAAAAATATTGCTTGAAGCAGATACTATCATCCTTGCTCATATTCATCCAACAATACAATTAAAAACTTCATTTGGTTTCTCTTTTAAACAAAAAGTTTGGATAAATTTCTTTTTAAAAAGAGAGGAAATTTTAAAAAAGTTAATGATAAAAAAGAAAATTAAAAAACCATTAATTAAAATTGTAATTTTACCTGCTTTTAATGATTTTCTTTCAGGAACTCCAATTAATATTACTAAAGAAAATAAATATGTTAGTCCATTATTAAGAATAAATGATAAAGCAATAGAAGAAAGCGAAATTTTTCTTTTAGATGGGACATTTTTAGGAAAATTAAAAAGTTTTAAAAGAATGATTATTTAA
- a CDS encoding SWIM zinc finger family protein has protein sequence MEEEINDLEELKKKYGEKYIEAIKCVKEKRVKKYIFKPSNINFWIVVGYTRDYLVLPEVNFCSCNDFFFHVLDKKYDFCYHILAVKIALKNNLYEEIIEEDTWYEKLIKEWKA, from the coding sequence ATGGAAGAAGAAATAAATGATTTAGAAGAATTGAAGAAAAAATATGGAGAAAAATATATTGAAGCGATTAAATGTGTTAAAGAAAAAAGAGTAAAGAAGTATATTTTCAAACCTAGTAATATTAATTTTTGGATAGTAGTTGGATATACTAGAGATTATCTTGTTTTACCAGAAGTTAATTTTTGTTCATGTAATGATTTTTTCTTTCACGTTTTAGATAAAAAATATGATTTTTGCTACCATATTTTAGCAGTTAAAATAGCTTTAAAAAATAATCTTTATGAAGAAATAATAGAAGAAGATACATGGTATGAAAAATTAATTAAGGAGTGGAAAGCATAA
- a CDS encoding OB-fold nucleic acid binding domain-containing protein, whose amino-acid sequence MKNYEEIISLIISKRKDLTREEIEKKIEEKIKESRFLNKLGAALILAEELNVFLDSNIGNFEKETLTTRIIDLVSGLKNVAIIGRVLFITPLRKIGQHSYIFGKIGDKTGKINLILWNEVALNVEKLNLKSGDIIKIEGGYVKQRFDRLELNVGKNGKIEKLEEDYEQPDILFHVLPLKEVIDKEGIFDIKCKIKSIDPLKTVNIKNEMVNLREAIIFDDSYEAKLVAWRDKIDIFNNIGINDEIILFEVKLKNSEVHTTKNTFIMKIDSKNVMEKIKEEKYEIINNLKLRVVEIFNREMYFKNILGYDGNKIVRIKCFLTKNLDINKDDIIVIKRGIKNIKGNREEIIIEKEKDYLILKKDIEDFPYYKAKEYTPDDIIKEENDIVIYGLLKSKSPLTIVETKYGLVEKIYFWISGKEKIISGIAWRENALKINQINIGEKVKLKWVNIKRRFKDLEIEVTSDSIIEIIK is encoded by the coding sequence ATGAAAAATTATGAAGAAATTATTTCTTTAATAATTAGTAAAAGAAAGGATTTAACAAGAGAAGAAATAGAAAAGAAAATAGAAGAAAAAATTAAAGAAAGTCGTTTTCTTAATAAACTTGGAGCAGCACTTATTTTAGCTGAAGAATTAAATGTTTTTTTAGATTCTAATATTGGAAATTTTGAAAAAGAAACTTTAACAACAAGAATAATAGATTTAGTTTCGGGATTGAAAAATGTTGCAATAATTGGAAGAGTGCTTTTTATAACTCCTTTAAGAAAAATTGGTCAACATTCATATATTTTTGGAAAAATTGGTGATAAAACAGGAAAAATTAATTTAATTTTATGGAATGAAGTTGCTTTAAATGTAGAAAAATTAAATCTTAAGTCTGGAGATATTATTAAAATAGAAGGAGGATATGTAAAACAAAGGTTTGATAGATTGGAATTAAATGTAGGAAAGAATGGAAAAATAGAAAAATTAGAAGAAGACTATGAACAACCAGATATATTATTTCATGTTCTTCCACTTAAAGAAGTTATAGATAAGGAGGGGATTTTTGATATAAAATGTAAAATTAAATCTATTGATCCATTAAAAACTGTTAATATAAAAAATGAAATGGTAAATTTAAGAGAAGCAATCATATTTGATGATTCTTATGAAGCAAAATTAGTTGCATGGAGAGACAAAATAGATATATTCAATAATATAGGAATAAATGATGAAATAATTTTATTTGAAGTTAAATTAAAAAATTCCGAGGTACATACAACTAAAAATACATTCATAATGAAAATCGATTCTAAAAATGTAATGGAGAAAATAAAAGAAGAAAAATATGAAATAATTAATAATTTAAAATTAAGAGTTGTTGAAATATTTAATCGTGAAATGTATTTTAAAAATATTCTTGGTTATGATGGAAATAAAATTGTAAGAATTAAATGCTTTTTAACAAAAAATTTAGATATTAATAAAGATGATATTATTGTTATAAAAAGGGGAATAAAGAATATTAAGGGTAACAGAGAAGAAATCATTATTGAGAAAGAGAAAGATTATTTAATTCTTAAAAAAGATATAGAAGATTTCCCATATTATAAAGCAAAGGAATATACTCCAGATGATATTATTAAAGAAGAAAACGATATTGTTATTTATGGCTTATTAAAATCAAAATCTCCTTTAACAATTGTTGAAACAAAATATGGATTAGTTGAAAAAATTTATTTCTGGATTTCTGGAAAAGAAAAAATAATTAGTGGTATTGCTTGGCGTGAAAATGCTTTAAAAATAAATCAAATAAATATAGGAGAAAAAGTTAAACTTAAATGGGTTAATATAAAAAGAAGATTTAAAGATCTTGAAATAGAAGTTACTTCAGATAGTATAATTGAGATTATTAAATAA